One genomic region from Apodemus sylvaticus chromosome 1, mApoSyl1.1, whole genome shotgun sequence encodes:
- the Inpp5f gene encoding phosphatidylinositide phosphatase SAC2 isoform X3: MQGIPVTEDLYSIFTKEKEHEALHKENQRGHQELISQLLQSYMQLLLPGDEKFHGGWALIDCDPSLADAAHRDVDVLLLLSNSAYYVAYYDDEVDKVNQYQRLSLEDLEKIEIGPEPTLFGKPKFSCMRLHYRCKEAGGYFHTLRAVPRSPEEDGRDTLQCIAEMLQITKQAMGLDVPITEKKLERKSSKPHEDIIGIRSQNQGSLAQGKSFLMSKFSSLNQKVKQTKSNVNIGNLRKLGNFTKPEVRVNFLKPNLKVNLWKSDSSLETMENPGAMDKKAQRESDGDISSDNDSYHSDEFLTNSKSEEDKQLANSLESVGPIDYILPSCGIIASAPRLGSRSQSASSTDVSTHAPSEATVGHGNELGKGLESPLKKSPSADNIHILTGFAKPMDVYCQRFVQDAQNKMNELSEIRSVSQNSEEGNHKTNRVSNEKTQSESVEQMLSRPSQLNVSCAVTGPQFLSVEPVHSVVSQKTPSSGSSLLELEAGLCVTPSSEGSSSRAVSPFAKIRSSMVQVANITQAGLTHGINLAVAKVQKSPAEPEVVNEIQQNELKNMFTQCQTRIIQI, encoded by the exons ATGCAAGGCATTCCAGTGACAGAAGATCTTTACTCCATATTCACCAAGGAGAAGGAGCATGAAGCTCTGCATAAGGAGAACCAGAGAGGCCACCAGGAGCTCATCAGCCAGCTGTTGCAGAGCTACATGCAGCTGCTGCTGCCGGGTGATGAGAAGTTCCACGGTGGCTGGGCCCTAATTGACTGCGATCCCAG CCTCGCTGATGCTGCTCATAGAGATGTGGAcgtgctgctgctgctctctAACTCCGCCTACTACGTGGCCTA TTATGATGATGAAGTTGATAAAGTAAACCAGTATCAACGACTGAGCCTAGAAGACctggaaaaaatagaaatag GTCCAGAGCCTACTCTCTTCGGCAaacccaagttctcctgcatgCGGCTGCACTACAGGTGTAAGGAAGCAGGCGGGTACTTCCACACACTGAGAGCTGTGCCCCGCAGTCCTGAGGAGGACGGGAGAG ACACTCTTCAGTGCATTGCAGAGATGCTGCAGATCACCAAGCAAGCCATGGGCCTGGATGTCCCCATAACTGAGAAGAAACTTGAGAG GAAGAGCAGTAAGCCTCATGAAGACATCATTGGCATCAGATCTCAGAACCAAGGCTCCTTGGCCCAGGGGAAAAGCTTTTTAATGAGCAAATTTTCATCTCTAAATCAAAAAGTAAAGCAGACCAAATCCAATGTTAACATTGGCAACCTACGAAAATTAGGAAACTTTACAAAGCCGGAAGTGAGAGTTAACTTTCTAAAACCAAACTTAAAAGTCAATCTTTGGAAGTCAGATAGTAGTCTTGAGACCATGGAAAACCCAGGAGCGATGGATAAGAAGGCCCAGAGGGAGTCTGATGGGGACATTTCTTCAGATAACGACTCGTACCACTCTGACGAGTTCCTTACAAATTCTAAGTCAGAGGAAGACAAGCAGCTAGCCAATTCTTTAGAGAGTGTAGGGCCCATAGATTATATTCTCCCAAGCTGTGGGATTATTGCTTCAGCACCTCGACTGGGCAGTCGGTCCCAGTCTGCCAGCAGCACCGATGTCAGCACTCACGCTCCCTCAGAAGCTACTGTTGGTCATGGAAACGAGCTTGGAAAAGGCCTGGAGTCTCCTTTGAAGAAAAGCCCCTCTGCTGACAACATACACATACTGACTGGCTTTGCAAAGCCCATGGACGTTTACTGCCAGAGATTTGTGCAGGATGCACAGAACAAAATGAATGAGCTGTCAGAGATCAGGTCTGTATCTCAGAATAGTGAGGAAGGAAATCACAAGACTAACCGTGTTTCTAATGAAAAAACCCAGTCAGAATCAGTGGAACAGATGCTTTCTCGACCCTCTCAGTTAAATGTTTCTTGTGCTGTGACAGGCCCACAGTTCTTATCAGTTGAACCAGTGCATTCAGTGGTATCTCAGAAGACCCCCAGTTCCGGGTCTAGCCTGCTGGAACTTGAGGCAGGGCTTTGTGTAACTCCTTCTTcagagggcagcagcagcagagcagtCTCTCCCTTTGCAAAGATCCGCAGCTCCATGGTCCAAGTTGCTAATATTACCCAAGCTGGGCTAACTCATGGGATAAACTTGGCAGTTGCCAAAGTTCAAAAGAGCCCAGCAGAACCTGAAGTGGTTAATGAAATTCAACAAAATgaacttaaaaatatgtttacaCAATGCCAGACACGAATAATTCAGATTTAG